In Streptomyces sp. NBC_00448, the following are encoded in one genomic region:
- a CDS encoding TIGR03936 family radical SAM-associated protein, which translates to MQRIRLRYTKRGRLRFTSHRDFQRAFERALRRAEVPMAYSAGFTPHPKVSYANAAPTGVGSEAEYLEIALAAPRDPEQLRLLLDESLPTGLDVIEAVDARTSGLAERLEASVWQLRLDGVEPDEARRAVAAFLAAETVEVQRTTKNGVRTFDCRAAVARFEVISAADAAAGAADTDAADPGPGAPRSGACAILRLVVRHLTPAVRPDDVLSGLHATADLAPPVPVAVTRLAQGPLDEESGTVTDPLAPDRDAVAVPAGSA; encoded by the coding sequence GTGCAGCGCATCCGCCTGCGGTACACCAAGCGCGGCCGCCTCCGGTTCACCAGCCACCGCGACTTCCAGCGCGCCTTCGAGCGGGCCCTGCGCCGCGCCGAGGTGCCGATGGCGTACTCGGCCGGGTTCACCCCGCATCCGAAGGTGTCGTACGCGAACGCCGCGCCGACAGGCGTCGGCAGCGAGGCGGAGTATCTGGAGATCGCGCTCGCCGCACCGCGCGACCCCGAGCAACTCCGGCTGCTGCTCGACGAGTCGCTGCCCACCGGCCTCGACGTCATCGAGGCGGTCGACGCCCGCACATCCGGCCTGGCCGAGCGGCTGGAGGCGTCGGTGTGGCAGCTCAGGCTCGACGGCGTCGAGCCCGACGAGGCCCGCCGGGCCGTCGCCGCGTTCCTCGCCGCCGAGACCGTGGAAGTACAGCGCACCACCAAGAACGGCGTCCGCACCTTCGACTGCCGGGCCGCCGTCGCGCGGTTCGAGGTGATCTCCGCGGCCGACGCGGCGGCCGGTGCGGCGGACACGGACGCGGCAGATCCGGGTCCCGGCGCGCCGCGGAGCGGCGCCTGTGCGATACTGCGCCTGGTTGTACGACACCTGACACCTGCCGTGCGACCCGACGACGTACTGTCCGGCCTCCATGCGACGGCCGACCTCGCGCCGCCGGTCCCCGTAGCGGTGACCAGGCTGGCGCAGGGGCCGCTCGACGAGGAGTCCGGCACGGTCACCGACCCGCTCGCGCCAGATCGCGACGCTGTGGCGGTACCTGCCGGTTCCGCCTAG